From the Mastacembelus armatus unplaced genomic scaffold, fMasArm1.2, whole genome shotgun sequence genome, the window tgtttctaaactATCAGAGGGAAGAGGGACATAAAAGTGCATGCAGGGTGGGTGGAGTCCCTAAAAAAAGCTCAATCacttatttcacattacatgtttttatttaattgacattactttgtagaaccctttttttcactttgagactaaaaacattttttttgtaattttattttgtccaaaaagtcaaacagctgttattttaattattgatcaaGATATTGACCTGTGTGCTGTCATGGTAttggaaagtaaaataaacatcatccCAATATTGGACCATGGGAACAGTCCAAGTACATACTGATCCTTCTAAAACCTCAGTCATCTTTTTGTTTACCACAGACAGAAcgttctgtctctgaggttgAGTTCAGACAAAATACTTAGTAGACTGGACTGTGCATcatcagaggaggagcagagaagcaaacagaGGACTTTAAAACCCAGCTGATCATTTTCCTCTCAGATCAACAATTGCTTTACTGCAGGTAAGTCAAGTGTCTTTTTTCTGACTTGTCTCCATTTGCACCGTTTATTACACACTAACTCCTTTGTATTTACAGAGAAATGAGCCTGTtcctaactttttatttaaaagcattttaataatgtagaaagacaaagaaaaggggaaCAAATATGAGGTCATGGGGTGCACAGCAcatccaaatgaaaatatttataatttgagTAGGAACCTGGTTAATGGTTATATCCTGAAAACAAAGTCTGAGCATCGTATCATATGAATGTTGCTAAAATATGTATCTGATGTATGTCTGAAACATGGATTTGAACTGAACATATCACGGGTTGGCGTGTGTGTGGAGGTGCGGGAGAGAAAGTTGAACCCAAATGCAGGTAAAACAAGGCTTTACTTTttcctgggaactccagggcacaaaacacaaattcaaacaAACAGGATGAGACAGTCGAAACTAAGAACACTTCCACTGGTACATCAACTGAATCTGACAACTAACTAATGCTTctgcagggaacaaaggaagaagggaggtataaatagggagaacacaaaaggtgatagaacacaggtgaacataatagGACCAGGTGAAGCTAATAGACACAAATTactaacataaagctgccagagaccagaacaggggggaaacaggaagtcaataaaaaataagagtcctctggcaggaagtccccagagggactcatgacagaaAATATAACACACTTGCATCAACAGCATtgcaaagacagtaaaacagtaagttcacatgaaaaaatataaaagaaaaacttatgGGGATGTTTAGTTAATTATTGGTATGAGtttatttctaatgtgtttgtgttgatataGTTATTGAACTCATAATGGATTCATTGATTATGTTTATCctatatcacattttacaaaaattatAACTTTCTTATTGACTTTGGTACATCCACAGGAAAAGTCAAAATCTGAAGAGtggatctgtagtctgtgaagagaggatctgtagtctgaaaagaggatctgtagtctgtggagagaggatctgtagtctgtggagagaggatctgtagtctgtggaaaGATGTCCTCCcaagtcagactgaggctgctgccgagtgccagatgtttgtttgaccagcctgttcaggtgaaggtggaggggctgaggtcgaggcaggtggtcaccatgagagccagatcaagacgagaaaggagtggtgttcagctcctcagccaccTACAGGACTGATGGGAGCGGGAAGATAGACCTGCTCAGAGACCCCTCACTCAGTGGGAGCTACTTTGGGGTTGAACCCATGGGTCTGCTGTGGTCCATGAAGGCAGAGACTTTGCACAAAAGGTTTCAAAAATCATGTGCACTAAATCCCCATGTGGTGAAGTTCTCTGTAcatgaggaggacagggaggacaggatgttGGCAGAGGTGACCAATGAGAGGCCTCTGACTGGAAACGGGGTCAGCCGGGTTCCTGTCAAAGGGAGGAATTTTCAGGGAGTCCTGTTTACCCCCCCAGGTAAATAGTTCTGTACTTTTCACCACAGTctgtacaacatacagtactgtagttATCACTGTTTGTAGTAGTTGTATCAGTTTAGTGTCATTGCATCAGAATTTCAAGGATGCACATTATGTAATGAGCTAAGATTTCCTGTGATTCTCTATAGACATTTACCGTGTTGTATATGTCTTATGATCCAGGAGAAGGtccatttcctgcagtgttggatCTCTGCACCTTAATGTGTGAGAAAAGAGCCAGTCTGCTGGCCAGCAGAGGGTTTATGATTCTGACTGTACCAGTTTACACTGACCACCCTGACAATATCAAACAGATGCATCTGGaccattttaaagaagcagtagattttttacaacaacaaccaaaagtGGGCAGTAAAGAAGTTGGCATAATGGCACGATCAAAGGGAGGTGATATCGCACTTTCACTTGCTGCGTTTGTATCAGGTGTTAAAGCTGTAGTGTCCATTAATGGCTGCAATGCTGTTGTAAGTGTTCCTCTTTATTATCAGAATCATCAAATCATCTCACCCTTAGGGTCTGACATCACTAAGCTCATTACCACTGAGTCAGGAGCTAGCATAATCAAGTATGGTCTTGGAGATCCCCTGGCAGAGGAGAACAAGTACAGCCTGGTCCCCACTGAACAAGCCAAGGGACATTTCCTCTTTGTGGCTTCAGAGGACGACCTTAACTGGGACAGCAAGGCTTACATGGACCAGATGGCGGAGAGACTGAAGCACCATGGGAAGGAGAACTTTGAGACTCTGTGTTACCCTGGAGCTGGACACCTGCTAGAGCCACCTTATAGTCCATACTGCCCCTCCAGCTTTCATAGGATAGTTCACCATGTAGTCCTGTGGGAGGGTGAAGCCAGGGCCCATGCTGAAGCTGAAGTCCACCTGTGGTCAAAGATCCAGGAGTTCTTCAGAACTcacctgagctgtgatgctgcacaaactaaAGCGAAATCATAGATTCAAATAagatgagaaaaatataaaaatataatagcAAATCACGATAACACGGCTGCTGAGTAATTAGCAGATCATGTTTATGCTTCTTCTTTTGGGTAGAACTTtgaatattatataatacattatataattatacaatataatattacttttaatgtttttcctttaaatattatttatgtgattCATTTTAACTTAGTATGGgctgaatatgtttaaaagacgAACATAGTAAGATGCATTTAGCATTTTGCAGAGATCTCAAACATGGATGTCACTCTTGAAAACAGAAGGACCTGTGTCATTTGGTGTAACAGTGTGATGAACGTTTCAGACAACTATGGAGGTTTACAGCatagacaaataaaagaaaccTGTTTCTGTATTAAACAACGTTATGGTGggaatttcaaattaaatgttgGGATTTGTGTAAattaacagaaacacataaaatcaccacccacatttctttcattctaTATGGGCCCTGTGGCCCGAGACTTATTTAGACTGTAGTAGTAAATTGTCCTTCCTCTCATTGAGAAAGATACTGTGTAAGCTGATATTTTCTATTTGGTCTTTTTCAGTCTTGTATATGGACACATTTCATTCAAGTTGAACTTAAAGATTTTTTCAAAATTTCTTCCAAATTATCTCATTTTGTCTCCTTACCAAGTTTTGCAGTGTACATCATGAGTGCCTGTTACTGAAGCCTCAGCTTATACTCTGTAAATGCTGTAAATGCTGTTTGCAAACTTGATTTtccaacatgtaaacaaataaatgtaaaaaaaaacaagcctcaAGTTGTAGCACAGTGTGGTGCTTAATATAATTCTTAATGCCattttttaactaaataaacaatgttGTTATAACAATTGTTCCAGAAACTAAACTACAATACCCAGTGTTTGGACACGTAGCTGACATTTTATCcagcaaaacatgacaaacattttcagtggtACACTGGGGCTTTGTCTACAATGAAGCATATATACTAAAACTCACcctaatacttttattttaataaggcTGTTACCCTGTTGCCTAGTTCTTCCAATTTTGAAAGGTTTCATTTGATGCCTCTGCTTATTTGGCTtgttaaatattaggtccctgGAAGATAACTTGTTTTACACAGTCTCTACTTTGTgatgtcaattttttttcattacttaaATATTAAGTTCAGGTGATTTTGCcacaacagaaataaacctGTCCCCCAGGACGTGGTTGCTGTGGCCTGGTTGTGATTCATGGAAACAGATTTAAATCCTGCTTAGTAGAGATTATTCTGTTATTCACAGTAGAGAGTCAGGGGCTAGCGTGGTCAAGTATGCTGTGCACAATCTCCTGGCAGAGGAGAACAAGGGCAGTCTGGTCCCCACTGAACAAGCCAAGGGATGTTTCCTCTTTATAGCTTCAGAGGACGACCTCAACTGGGACAGCAAGGCTTACATGGACCAGATGGTGGAGAGACTGAAGCGCCATGGGAAAGAGAACTTTGAGTCTCTGTGTTACCCTGGAGCTGGACACTGGCTGGAGCCACCTTATGGTCCATTCTGCCCGTCCAGCTTTCATTGGGTTGCAGGCAAACCAGTCCTGTGGGGGGGTCAGTCCAGGGCCCACACAACAGCTGAAGTTCACCTGTGGAAGAAGATCCAGGAGTTCCAAGAGCTcacctgagctgtgatgctACACAGACTAAAGCCAAATTATAGATGCTATTATAGAACATTGCATTTATAACTCAGGCCTGGCAAATAGTTTTAGTGGCTGTCTTGTAATCTTTTGTAATTTTAAGTCATTTCTggtataatattaaaaaaaattgtaaattctgtttttagttATTGATTATAGACAGGCAGGTAGATGGTCAGTCCCAAAGGGAAGTTAGAGTGTTGCAGCAGCACAGTTTGTATAAATAAACACCATAGATAAAGTCTTGGATTTAGACTTGGGATTTTAACTCAAGTCTTaaatcacacatacagtgaCTTGAGACTTGATTTCAGACTTGTTCTTAAAAGGCTTGGTTTGGGCTCCGGTTCTGGGACATGCGAACAGTCTTTAATTGACTTTTTTAGGTTGTTCAGCTCATTAACATTAAGGAAATGTATAAGCTGAAAGTCAACTGTAAACAACAGACAGATAAGTCAATTTCACAAACTAGACATACATTCTTAGTTCACTTCTTAGATGACACTGAAGACAATATTACAGACCTGGAATGAAATCAGGTAAATAAAGTCATTTACATGATTTTGTGGCAGgggggtgtgttttttttttcatataccACATAGTAATAGCCAGTTTAGTCATCAACCAAACAACTAATCAGTgctgatactgtatatattaataGATAATGGAGTGATTATAATACAGTACATGGTTTGCAATAATTAAGATATATCAGTGCAGATTTCTAGGCAGTCTGGACTGCATGTAGGAGACTAGATTGCTACTCTCAACCATTAGAGACTTGAGACTTGCAAAATAATCACATAAACACTTGTATCTTCTGCCTTAAAGGGGACTGTGCTATAATGTgcaatttaaagaaaatctgcaaaGTAAGTGCAGTTGTCAAACACATACTGTTGAGTAAATGTGGTGGCATAGAAAtattatgtatataaaaatgcaaataatcaaatacaatgatttaaatatattattgagGTGAATATTCTATcattgatgttttgtgtttccctcagttgtgtaaaacaaacacaggttaGTGAGCGTCTTCTGCTGGACAAAGTTTGCAGCTGCACTGAGCTTCATCCACAGGAACCAGCAGTGTTTATACCAGGAAAGGTGAATCAGGTCAGTAACAGCCAGTTTATTCTTGGAGAAGTGCAATAATAGTCTGTGACTGATTGGAACTGAGTGTTTGATTCATGTAGtgacatgtaaacatgttgatTTGTCCTGCATCAGAGTCTTGGGTTGAAAGAGGATCAGATTCGGTGCGTTTACACACTGACCGGGTTTAATACGGGGGACGGGTTGGACATGTCCCCCCACCCAATACTGGAGACATCTGCATTTGTCCCATCCAAATGTTAAACCACTGAACATTAGaaagtctgatttttaaagtgtCACACCGACTAAAAACCCGAGCACAGTGTCGATACAGAGTCAGTAAACTTTGGCCGAGATAAATCAGTCAGTCGTGTGGCTCAAATAACAGAAGTCACTAACGTGTTACATGAACTAGCTAGTTGAAGAATGGAAGACGATTAAACCAGTAAAGGAGTTTGAAATGACAAGTTTGGTGGTTTGTGACTGAGATTTACCCACAGCAGTTAACGttacgttagctaacgttagctctcCAACGGAGAAGTAACATCACTCTAAGGTTATGCTGtggctaagctaactggctacTAGCACAACGATGGCTGATTTAAGCTTTTTAAGACGCCCTGTTTCTAACACTCTGGGTTCACTAACGTCAACTATGGTCAAGCcgttaaaaaaacaacaatccGGTAACGTCAACGTAAGCTCCGCCTTTTACGTTAACGTTTTTACGTTAACGATACCATTAACTTTAGTCTCGTCTCAGTCCTGTGACGTCAGGTCTTTCTCGGTGTTAACGGTTCCCACcgtgactgattgattgataacTATCGTTACTGTATTTGGAAACATAACTGGCACCAAAGTCACCTACACATTAATCATCTCATACATATTCTGgcttttcagttgtgttttctgttttgtcttgtaattattgtgttgacacttaattttttcatatttactgtcaCAGTCACGGGACAAACTCTacgtctgtggagagaggatctgtagtctgtggagagaggatctgtagtctgtgaagagaggatctgtagtctgtgaagagaggatctgcagtctgtgaagagaggatctgcagtctgtggagagaggatctgtagtctgtgaagagaggatctgcagtctgtgaagagaggatctgcagtctgtggagagaggatctgtagtctgtggagagaggatctgtagtctgtgaagagaggatctgtagtctgtgaagagaggatctgtagtctgtggagagaggatctgtagtctgtgaagagaggatctgtagtctgtggagagaggatctgtagtctgtggagagaggatctgtatTCTGTGAAGAGATGTCCTCCcaagtcagactgaggctgctgccaagtgccagatgtttgtttgaccagcctgttcaggtgaaggtggaggggctgaggtcgaggcaggtggtcaCCATGAGAGCCAGATCAACGGACGAGAAAGGAGTGGtgttcagctcctcagccaccTACAGGGCTGATGGGAGCGGGAAGATAGACCTGCTCAGAGACCCCTCACTCAGTGGGAGCTACGTTGGGGTTGAACCCATGGGTCTGCTGTGGTCGCTGAAGGCAGATGCCTTGCACAAGTACTTTTTCAAGAACAACGCACTACATCCCCATGTGGTGAAGTTCTCTGTGcatgaggaggacagggaggacaggatgttGGCAGAGGTGACCAATGAGAGGCTTCTGATTGGAAACGGGGTCAGCCGGGTTCCTGTCAAAGGGAGGAATTTTCAGGGAGTCCTGTTTACCCCCCCAGGTGAATAATTCTgcactttctgttttcactacAATCTAACTACATTTTGTGTAATAATAAGAGTGATTCTGTATATCAAGAATGCATATTATATAAGATCCAGAATTTCATTTGATCAATAATtgacatttactgtgttgtttATGTCTTATGATCCAGGAGATGGtccatttcctgcagtgttggatCTGTCCACTTTTGCATCTGAGAAAAGAGCCAGTCTGCTGTccaacaaaggctttgtggTTCTGGCTGTACCAGTTTACAGTGACCACCCTGACAATGTCAAACAGACAAATCTGGaccattttaaagaagcagtggattttttacaacaacaaccaaaggtGAGCTGTGTGAATTTAATGATTGTTTTAGAGGACATGTTGACaattttttattctgtcttaaAGCAAAGGTCAGTTGTCACAGATAGGCAACATAAGTTTTTTGGTttgatgatgcagaaaaaatcAGGAGCAGAGTATGAGCAGTCAACGCAGAGTCCATGAATCTGGCAAAGTAAATACAGCAAAAGACTCAGTGGCTAGAAAACTACAGCAGTAATGTTGTGGCTGACTGCTGCCACAGCAGACAGGTGGTAATGAAAGAGATGAGCTACAGGTGAGTCAATGAGCAGAAACTGATCAGGGGAGTGTCGTGGCATAAAAAATAGGAACTTTTctgaaaaagtgtaaaaacttGATCGGCGACAGTAGTggggaaaaacagaaacccagAGTGGAGTGTGACTAAATGATCTCtccctgatttgtttttcatgtttacacACTATTACTGAACCTGTCTAACATATTTAAGATTAATTTGGGGTGCTGTGGATTTTGTTCCTGGACTCTGTgttgaaacatattttattgcCTCTAACtagcatgtttttcttctcaggtgGGCAGTAAAGGAGTTGGGATAATATCACGGTCAAAGGGAGCTGATATCGCACTTTCACTTGCTGCTTTTGTACCAGGTATTGAGGCTGTAGTGTGGATTAATGGCTGCAGCTCCATTGTGGGTGTTCCTGTGTACTATAAGAACCGCCAGATTCTCTCAACATTACCGTTTGACTTCAACAAGGTAATTCGCACTGAATCAGGAGCTAGCATAATCAGATATGGTCTTGAAGATGCCGTGACAGAGAAGAACAAGGGCAGTCTGGTCCCCATTGAACAAGCCAAGGGACACTTCCTCTTTATAGCTTCTGGGGACGACCTCAACTGGGACAGCAAGGCTTACATGGATGAGATGGCGGAGAGACTGAAGCACCATAGGAAGGAGAACTTTGAGACTGTGTGTTACCCTGAAGCTGGTCATTTATTGGAGCCACCATATGGTCCATACTGCCCCTCCGCTTTACATGGGCTCATTCGCTTCCCGGTCCTGTGGGGGGGTGAACCCAGAGcccatgctgcagctgaagtccACATGTGGAAGAAGATGCAGGACTTCCTCAGAACTCACTTGAAATGTGATGCTGCACAGAATAAAGCCAGGTTATAGATGTAGCTATAGCGATACAAACAACACattgataaaaacaaacaacacattgaTAAAATCACTGCATTTATTAAGTGGAAATCACAATCTAATCCACAATTCTGAAAATTTGctctattttaattattgatcatAGAACAGTTACACTTGTAGCACAGTATCAATAATTAGTCCATGTCTTTTTGTGTAAACTGTACCAAAAACCTCTagaaataatgtgttaatttatgacGTCCTTTTAATAACAGTCTGGTAAACCTAACCTATAGTACATCCATAGATTAGGCAAGAGGGTAGAGTTATGCAACACACTGTATGTTCTGTTGTATCACACTGGAACTTGTACCCAGAACCTCCTGACTGTTCAATAGCCTACAGTGTAAATGAACTGCTAAAAGATCATCTTCATGCTTGATGTTCCAAATTTGgaacattaaacaaatatacTGCTATAAActaattcagtgtttctcatgTGTGAAATTTGTTAAGCACAGTTATGAtgatttaagtcattttaagtgaacaaaggaaatgttttcagacGTTTGTCTGTATCATAATAGGAACATCATTAGTTGAATTTGTCTCTTGAAATTCAGTCTGAGCCCTGTTTATCAATAACTTTAGCAAAAGGTTCCTGATCAGGAACATATGACTGGGGGAACTTCTGCTCATGAAGCTTTTTAAATAAACCCTGTCAGGCTGTCAGTTTCTAAGCCATGTCTGAGTTTAACTTtcttaaatgtttattaatgaGGCAATGTCGATCATAAAATACATCTTAGGACAGAAAACACGTTTAGTCGACCAATCAGCAGTCAGAAAGAAGAACGGTGAGGCGTAAATGTGCCTGAGCGACCAATCACTGAGCCTGTTTGTTTGTCCACATAgaccctttttattttttattatttgacttATAACTTCGGGCTTTATAGTTTAACTTCATAACTACTGCAGGCAATCAATATCAATTCACCCGATTGCACTACAAAGTTGACACAAACTTTTAAGTAGAAACTGGGCCTGTagcctgtcatttttttttccatggctCAGTGCACAGATTTACCAGTTTCTCTCTTAATCCAGATTGTATTCACATAAAGGCTCATTTAGGAGATTACCCAAGTGTCACATTTATCAAATAATGTACCATTTGATTTgtaatgcaaaaatgtttttatgttgttgtttcctAGTGAATCAATAAACTAACCATTCTGTGACATCCCATAAAAGTggtgttaatatatatatttagaatcAAATTTATTGCCAACTGgatttatttatcatattaGGCTAtatctaaaatatatatttactgtatatattatacacagaaaagaattatgttgtgtttttccaagATTTTAAAATTGGGTGCAAGTGTAACCACTATCTTGTCttccttcattaaaaaaaaaaagcttaatatTGCACAATTGCATATGTTAATATGGACAGGTGTGACCAGTACCAGTCTGTACACAGACGTTTGGAAATATATGTGTTACATCCATTGAACTAagtttttaaatcaatacatattaagaaatattgaaaaataacGCAAAATTTGTGAGATCTCTTCATACAATGGAGTCTGTACAAGCACCTGTATGGTCAAGTAGAGTATGAGCTTAGGATTGTATTGATATACATTTGGCTtgttaatttttcatttgtaatgatAGCATTGTCACTATGTTATCTGCTTGTGCTTGTCTATGCAGAACATTTACCTAACCTGTTGACTTTGCTATGTCCACAGGACAAACTCTAaatctgtgaagagaggatgacagagaggatctgtagtctgtggagagacgatctttagtctgtggagagaggatctgtggtctgtggagagaggatctgtagattatggagagaggatctgtagtctgtgaagagaggatctgtagtctgtgaagagaggatctttAGTCTGTAGAGAGACGATCTTTAGTCTGTGGAGGGAGGATCTGtggtctgtgaagagaggatctgtagtttatggagagaggatctgtagtctgtgaagagaggatctgtagtctgtggagagaggatctgtagtctatggagagaggatctgtagtctgtggagagacgatctgtagtctgtggagagaggatctgtagtctgtgaagagaggatctgtagtctgtggagagaggatctgtagtctgtggagagaggatctgtagtctgtggagagaggatctgtagtctgtgaagagaggatctgtagtctgtggagagaggatctgtagtctgtggagagaggatctgtagtctgtggagagatgtCCTCCcaagtcagactgaggctgctgccaagtgccagatgtttgtttgacgagcctgttcaggtgaaggtggaggggctgaggtcgaggcaggtggtcaCCATGAAAGCCAGATCAACGGACGAGAAAGGAGTGGtgttcagctcctcagccaccTACAGGGCTGATGGGAGCGGGGAGATAGACCTGCTCAGAGACCCCTCACTCAGTGGGAGCTACGTTGGGGTTGAACCCATGGGTCTGCTGTGGTCGATGAAGGCAGATGCCTTGCACAAAAAGTTTCAAAAACCATGTGCACTAAATCCCCATGTGGTGAAGTTCTCTGTAcatgaggaggacagggaggacaggatgttGGCAGAGGTGACCAATGAGAGGCTTCTGATTGGAAATGGGGTCAGTCGGCTTCCTGTCAAAGGGAGGAATTATCAGGGAGTCCTGTTTACCCCCCCAGGTAAATAGTTCTGTACTTTATGTTTTCACCACAGTCTGTACAACATACAGTgctgtagttatgactgtgttTGTAGTTGTTACAGTTTAGTGTCATTgcatcaaaatattaaattcaacAATTCATACAATGTAATGAGCTAAGATTTCCTATGATTCTCTATAgacatttactgtgttgtatATGTCTTATGATCCAGGAGAAGGTCCGtttcctgcagtgttggatCTCTGCACCTTTGTATCTGAGAAAAGAGCCAGTCTGCTGGccaacaaaggctttgtggTTCTGACTGTACCAGTTTACACTGATCGCCCTGACAATGTCAAACAGATGCATCTGGAtcattttaaagaagcagtggattttttacaacaacaaccaaaggtGAGCTGTGTGAAGTAAATTATGCTTTTAAGGGTCAGTCCACAATTTTGcaagtttgttttaaatcaaaggTTGGATTCAGGTCTTGttcaactgtacatgtttttctgaGGTTCAGAATCAGAATTGGATTAATAGCCAGGTATGTGTGACAAACATTTGGCGTTGTGTCACCACATGGTAACACAATCTGTACATAACTgaaaacagtatttacagtttaGCAGTTTAGCTCTGACATATTAAGTGGATTTCTTCCAAATTACAATCTTTTAACACAAAATCGCTGTTTTACCTTCATAGCCCAATTCCTGaagtaaaaaatatgtttaagcaTATTATAACACCTCTAATTTGCtaacttatttttattcttatttttattcttattatcttattattattcttctcagGTGTGCAGTAAAGGAGTTGGCATAATATCACGATCAAAGGGAGGAGAAATTGCACTTTCACTTGCTGCTTTTGTACCTGGTGTTGAAGCTGTAGTGTGGATTAATGGCTGCAGTGCTGTTGCAGGTGTTCCTCTGTACTATAAGAACCAACAAATCATCCCACCAATACCATTTGACTTGAGCAAGATTATTCTCACTGAATCGGGAGCTAGCATGATCAATTATACCCTTGAAAATCCTGTGGCAGAGAAGAACAAGGGCAGCCTGGTCCCCATTGAACAAGCCAAGGGACGGTTCCTCTTTGTGGCTTCAGAGGACGACCTCTGCTTGAACAGTAAGGTTTACATGGAGCAGATAGTGGAGAGACTGAAGCACCATGGGAAGGAGAACTTTGAGACTATGAGTTATCCTGGATCTGGACACATGCTGGAGCCGCCATATGGTCCATACTGCACCTCCAGCTTTCATGGGGTCGTTCCC encodes:
- the LOC113126726 gene encoding acyl-coenzyme A thioesterase 3-like, encoding MSSQVRLRLLPSARCLFDQPVQVKVEGLRSRQVVTMRARSTDEKGVVFSSSATYRADGSGKIDLLRDPSLSGSYVGVEPMGLLWSLKADALHKYFFKNNALHPHVVKFSVHEEDREDRMLAEVTNERLLIGNGVSRVPVKGRNFQGVLFTPPGDGPFPAVLDLSTFASEKRASLLSNKGFVVLAVPVYSDHPDNVKQTNLDHFKEAVDFLQQQPKVGSKGVGIISRSKGADIALSLAAFVPGIEAVVWINGCSSIVGVPVYYKNRQILSTLPFDFNKVIRTESGASIIRYGLEDAVTEKNKGSLVPIEQAKGHFLFIASGDDLNWDSKAYMDEMAERLKHHRKENFETVCYPEAGHLLEPPYGPYCPSALHGLIRFPVLWGGEPRAHAAAEVHMWKKMQDFLRTHLKCDAAQNKARL
- the LOC113129604 gene encoding acyl-coenzyme A thioesterase 1-like encodes the protein MSSQVRLRLLPSARCLFDEPVQVKVEGLRSRQVVTMKARSTDEKGVVFSSSATYRADGSGEIDLLRDPSLSGSYVGVEPMGLLWSMKADALHKKFQKPCALNPHVVKFSVHEEDREDRMLAEVTNERLLIGNGVSRLPVKGRNYQGVLFTPPGEGPFPAVLDLCTFVSEKRASLLANKGFVVLTVPVYTDRPDNVKQMHLDHFKEAVDFLQQQPKVCSKGVGIISRSKGGEIALSLAAFVPGVEAVVWINGCSAVAGVPLYYKNQQIIPPIPFDLSKIILTESGASMINYTLENPVAEKNKGSLVPIEQAKGRFLFVASEDDLCLNSKVYMEQIVERLKHHGKENFETMSYPGSGHMLEPPYGPYCTSSFHGVVPHVVLWGGEARTHAAAEVHLWSKIQEFFRTHLSCDAAQTKVKI